A genomic region of Gossypium hirsutum isolate 1008001.06 chromosome D01, Gossypium_hirsutum_v2.1, whole genome shotgun sequence contains the following coding sequences:
- the LOC107922413 gene encoding TBCC domain-containing protein 1 has translation MADPIEPSTSSSDPNSIPIPTAILHPRREPFEHGLLTIQKLIFNDPVQALTPLKQKFASPSTQRVDSAALAELLQISFDHSRLVLETLASVLHSESDPLVTALPDDVDSIGADLRDLILFLYIQSYKRLLPRSHKDSAAVADVWPSMSAFDGYLSALSPLQLVRSNSRRFMPSQADEEAHQLSYLQKHLANILSLLSEHMEGESEESLVLTMEGFEHLGFLIQFGDKGSGGVPLSQAAPFFANSDPDMPAAPVPVSQVHDWLLQTIASSLESITEKVSAKENGSPSGSDQDIAMADASPSSAKASPSARSPCFVEGVSKSSYVKQASDLKSSSIKVINCHDSTIYILAPLRYAIIYGCSDATIVLGAVGKAVRVEHCERVHVIIAAKRVCIANCRECVFFLGVNQRPLFVGDNHKLQVAPYNTYYSQLEEHLTEVGIVSTINRWDEALSISVIDPHDSLSHPAGVSDAQSESATCLDPDQLTNFLIPNWFENESTGSTKDNPFPLPDAYMTSQQRNQKNLSEIKQMLREAPLEENWKRELSSALHVYFKDWLYASGNIRQLYCLQGD, from the exons ATGGCCGACCCCATCGAACCATCAACGTCATCGAGCGACCCGAATTCGATTCCAATACCGACCGCTATCCTACACCCGCGACGCGAGCCTTTCGAGCACGGTCTCCTAACAATCCAGAAGCTCATATTCAACGATCCCGTCCAAGCATTAACCCCTCTAAAGCAAAAATTCGCATCCCCCTCAACTCAACGAGTCGACTCGGCGGCCCTCGCTGAGTTGCTACAGATCTCATTCGACCATTCGCGTCTCGTCCTTGAAACTCTCGCTTCTGTCCTCCACTCGGAATCCGACCCGCTCGTAACCGCCCTGCCGGATGATGTCGACTCCATTGGTGCCGATTTGCGTGATCTGATCCTGTTTTTGTATATTCAATCGTATAAGAGGCTTTTGCCGCGCTCGCACAAGGACTCCGCTGCGGTTGCCGATGTCTGGCCTTCCATGTCAGCATTCGATGGTTACTTGTCGGCCCTTTCGCCTTTGCAG CTTGTCCGCAGCAACAGCCGCCGATTTATGCCATCACAAGCTGATGAAGAGGCCCACCAGCTGTCCTATCTACAAAAGCACTTGGCTAATATTCTCTCTCTTCTGTCAGAGCATATGGAGGGGGAAAGTGAAGAGTCTCTG GTTTTAACCATGGAAGGGTTTGAGCACCTTGGTTTCCTGATTCAATTTGGTGATAAGGGATCAGGAGGAGTTCCTTTAAGCCAAGCTGCTCCATTTTTTGCTAATTCAGATCCAGACATGCCTGCTGCACCTGTTCCAGTATCACAAGTTCATGATTGGCTTCTGCAGACTATAGCTTCTTCTTTGGAGTCTATTACTGAAAAAGTTTCTGCAAAAGAAAACGGTTCTCCTAGTGGCTCTGACCAGGATATTGCTATGGCTGATGCTAGTCCAAGTTCTGCCAAAGCCTCACCTAGTGCGAGGAGTCCGTGTTTTGTTGAGGGAGTCTCTAAATCATCTTATGTAAAGCAGGCATCTGATCTTAAAAGTTCTTCCATAAAG GTTATTAATTGCCATGATTCAACTATTTACATTTTAGCACCTTTGAGATATGCCATTATTTATGGATGCTCAGATGCTACTATAGTTCTTGGAGCTGTTGGCAAG GCTGTAAGAGTTGAACACTGTGAACGTGTTCATGTGATTATAGCAGCGAAACGAGTCTGCATTGCCAATTGTCGTGAGTGTGTATTCTTTTTGGGAGTGAACCAACGTCCCCTTTTTGTTGGCGATAACCACAAACTACAG GTGGCACCATATAATACGTACTATTCCCAGTTGGAGGAGCACTTGACTGAAGTTGGCATTGTGTCAACTATCAATAGATGGGATGAAGCTTTGTCGATTAGTGTGATTGATCCACACGATTCATTATCTCACCCTGCAGGTGTTTCTGATGCTCAATCTGAGTCAGCTACATGCCTAGATCCTGATCAGTTAACGAATTTCCTG ATTCCAAACTGGTTTGAAAATGAATCTACTGGATCGACAAAGGATAACCCGTTCCCATTACCTGATGCGTACATGACATCTCAACAGAGAAAT CAAAAGAATTTAAGTGAGATAAAGCAAATGTTGAGAGAAGCTCCCCTTGAAGAAAATTGGAAAAGAGAACTATCCAGTGCTCTTCATGTGTACTTCAAAGACTGGTTATATG CTTCTGGAAATATTCGTCAACTGTACTGCCTACAAGGTGACTGA